Within the Trachemys scripta elegans isolate TJP31775 chromosome 4, CAS_Tse_1.0, whole genome shotgun sequence genome, the region gagttcctttactatttaaggcaccaaaccagccaaacagagaggacttcagttttaccccactggctaaccagaaatcATACAAGTAGTTCCCTCAGATACTCCAGTTCCCTTGTATCACCACTAGCACtgctccttatggggatgaatggttatgaaaaccaataccccagtaaaataaaaaaggttctcccgatcccaaaggaccaggccgcagacccaggtcaatataccaaTCAGATCCTATCCACAAATCACACTGtggccaatcctttagaatctaaaatctaaaggtatattcataaaaagaaatataattgAGTGCTAAAATttgttaaaggaatcaattacatacaggaatggcaaagttcttggttcaggcttgtagcagtgatggaataagctgcaggctcaaatcaagtctctggagtacctCCACaacttggatgggtcattcagtctttTGTTTAGAGCTTCaatgtagcaaagttcctccagaggtaaaaaGTAGGATTGAAGCCAAAGTGGagaggtttccagggccttttatattctttgccatgtggaaggacccttttgttcttactgtggaaaatcacagcagcaaggtggagtttggagtcacctgggcaagtcacatgtccatgcatgactcagttctttacaggtagagcagccattgctcacgtACTGCCTTGAACGTTCCCAGGGAGGCTCCtcatatgtggattggagtctcccaaggtccattgtcagttaaatgtttcttgattgggAACTTAATCTGAagattgtcagttaagtgtttcttgattgggcatttaatCTGAAGATTCCTTTATCAAGAAGCTGACTAAATGCTTCACTAAtgctatttaaaatcaaacacattgagatacaagtacggatagcataatcataaccagcaaatcataaccttttcagagACACCTTACTTGATCTCCtatgtacaagatttggtgccactataggaccttgcttgcaacaatgatctatacggtcacagtttgtATTAATAATGTCACACAAGCAGATTAGCAGTCTACTGCCTCTCTGAATGTGGAGCATCAAAGAgatctggggtgggtggggaagtggTGGAGCTGTGACCCTGCCCCCTTACATACCAGCTTCTGGAGTGGGCCTGGCATGTGGAGGAAGCTGGATGCATTCCATCACAGGTTTAGAAGTGCTTGCGGTTCCCGTGCACACCCACGAGTTCCGAGGCACAGTCTCTCATGTGGTAGTGCAGGTCCTCACCGTGCCCAATGTGCAATGGAGCCCTTAAAGTTTGTGAAGCGTTTGGAGCGCCTCTGATGGAGAGAAGCATTCCTGTTCCTTATTGAACTAAAACAGTGCAGGTTGTACTCTGCGCAGTGAATAGCATgcttcagggatttttttttaaataatgtggcTAATTGGGAAACAGTGTGAAAATTAATCCTGTGTTATACATAACTGGGAAAATGACTGGTGCTCAGTGTGGCCCTGTATTGGCCATGAGTCCCCAAAACCTCCTGCTTTCTCTAACACTTCTTCCTCCATAGGACATGGGTGCCATTTCCCCCCTATCTCCCTGCCAAAGCACTGGGACAGCAGGCAGCGAATGAAAAGCTTAAACAGGTTGTTATCCTACAGCTCCATTAGGGTTTGAAATCAGAAGTCGGGTGTGTAGGCAAagagtcgggggagggggggggggctgttaagCATATGGCACTACTCACGCTGCCTGTGGTAGAGCTGTgggaaatggggaaagaaaccTGATCACAAAAACAGACAATTAGGAGAAGGCAGCATCTTGTTTATGTCACAGATTCTCTGGTTTATGTACTAGGTCCCAGTCACAAAAGAGTAGTTCTCAGATGGACCCTGTGGAAAGAGAGTGTAAACTCgattagactataagctcttcgGGGCTGGACCCAtccatttgttctgtgtttgtacagtgcctaatacaAAGGGGTCCTTGGTCTATGATTGAGGCTCCGAGGTACCCCTGCAATGCAAACAGTAAGAAGTCACAAactcaatgggcctgatcctccactcTGTTACAAcagttttgacttcagtggagtagcTCTGGTTTAAAACCACCTGCAACATGGCAGCATCCACAAACTCCCTATGAGCTAGCTTGTGTAACTGTCCTGGTGAGCACCCATTCACGTAAGCAGTGCCAGTGAAATCAAGGTGAGGAAGGGCTGCACAATCTAGCCCTCTGTTGTCAGACCATTACCTTTACTGTCACATTTTTAACAGTCTTTTACAGCTGCTAACTTTCCATCGTGTCTTTTGATTCACAGGAAACACAAATCGGGAAAAGCTATCCTGGGGTTTCTGCACACCGCTGCATCCCCATAATGAATGAATCCAGCAGTCCGGAAGTCTGCTACCCACCAATGCCCTATGAAGACAGCAGGAGACTGCTGGTTGTGTGCTACAGTATTGTTTTTGCTTTAGGCTTGCCAGCGAATTGCTTTACTACATGGCTAACATTTATACAAATCCGAGGGAAGAACGTTCTTGCCATCTATATTTTTGGCTTATCGCTGTGCGAGCTGATGTACTTGAGTACCCTACCCCTCTGGGCTATCTATGTACAAAACCAACACAGATGGGAAATGGGGTCAATGGCTTGCAAGCTAACAGGATATATCTTTTTCTGCAACATATATATCAGCATTCTGCTCTTGTGTTGCATTTCTATTGATCGCTATGTAGCAGTGGTGTATGCTTTGGAATCCAAGGGAGCAAGGCATCAGAGAACTGCAATCTTCATCACATTCATTCTCTTTTCTGCAGTTTTAGTAATCCACTGCCCAGTATTTATTTTACAGGATGGCGAGCAGACTTCAAACCGTACAACCTGCTTTGAGACTTTACCACTCAACTTACAATTGGCTTATTTCAACTTTGCCAGGTTCCTAATTGGATTTGCCATTCCTTGCATAATCCTCATTTTCACAAACTACAGAATTTTCCAAAGTACCGAAATAAGCAACAGCTTGGGAGAACGCCAAAAAGCCAAAGTGAAGTACTTGGCTATGGCCGTCATCACCATTTTTCTGATCTGCTTTGCTCCCTACCATTTGGTGCTCCTGATAAGATCCATAAACTTTCTTTTGCATCAGAAGGACTCATGTTCATTTGAACACCACATATATTCTACTTCTGCGGCATTTCTGTGTTTATCCACTGCTAACAGTGTTGCTGATCCAATCATCTATGTATTGGCTAGTGAACATGCTAGAAAAGATTTCTACAGGAGTCTGACAAGACGGAGATATCCGTCATCCACCAATACCAGCCTCAAGTTGAAAAATTCAAAAGAATCACAGGAAGCAGCACAGACATCGGAAAATTTAAATTTGACCACACTTTCAAAGGAACAGTAGAGGTTTCAACCATCAACAGTGCTTTAATGAGGGTTCTGCTGGCAGTGATTAAAGTGTCCCCCAAAAGAGATGGAGGTCACATGTTTGGGGCATCACAACATCTTGATATGGCTTTGTCACAATGCATGCATGTCGGAGGAGTACTAATGCCTATCAGAAGAGGGATCTGCTGTCTGCCTCCCAATTTACTTAAACCACAGCCCACCAGTATTTTCATTCTAAACCACGCTTTGCAAGGAGCAGCTACTGTCAATTGACTGGTTTCCTTAAAGTCAAACTAAAACTTGACAAATTTATTCTCAAGGCTCAATCCTTTTCTCGTACACTTTCAGCACCAATTTTAGCTTCTAAGGGGACTTTGTAGTTCTAATAGAAAAGGAAGATCTCAGGGTTTACATGCATGCAGTAGCATttgtagttaaacactggaaatgGTAGACCCAAATTAAAGCCCTGTAAATATTTCTAATAAGCTTTAGACATTTGGATTTAATTTACCTGACATCATCAGGGGAAGGCAGAAATCAAGAAGAATTCCTTGCCTTAAGAGTTACCATAAATTACCAGCTTAGAGCATACAGATAAAACCCCTGCATCAAGCTACTGTACAGGTCTGGAATTCATGGAAAtgtatatttcaaatgtttgattCTTTATGTTTGTTCAAATCTTGTACTGTACTTAACAAATCTTGCAAGACATAGCATTTAGTACATTTATGACTATTTTTGATAATTCCACCACAGTTTGTTTCAACTTGAACCTTACATCTGCAGGGTTTGGCTTGGCATCAATCCCTTGCAAATAGAACTGCAGGGTCTAAGTTGGGAGCTGATCCTTCAGTATTAGTGTTTAGTCCAGATCCTAGCAGATAGGAGTCCACAGCACTGTTGGCTGCCTTATTAACAGCAAGGTATTGAGACACTGAGACTGATCTACTTTCTGGCACTTCTTAAGAGCTCCCCAGGACAAGGTAGTGGTATACTGGTGAGATGGTGTTGAGAAACGTTCATTACTGCTGGCTACACTGTACCtgcaaataaatggagatatgtACTGTCCAGTGCCTTCAATCCAGCATAGCTCATGaggacaaattaaaaacaaacaaaaaactaaaccAAATAATTGTCAGATGGCAGCACATGGCCTGTGATAAGATCTCACGCCTTTCAGACTCTTACAGAACCTAGATAAAGTTGGCAAAAGATGACAAGAAATCGTATCTTGAAACATTCTtagtatttctttatttaaattagaCTTTCAATGTTCTTATCAAATACAGTAATGTCGTTGTAATTTATTTGTACTGTTGCTccagtatttcttttatttaattaatgttaCTTTTTTGGACTAAACCAGAATCAGATATAAAATGGTATCATTCTCTATtcttttttacattttgaaaaagacATCTTTGAGCCAGCAGGACTTTACCTGAATTTAGTATattcaggagaagatgaagtcccagtggtgcagattttggatccaggcatcagaacacttacttgagcatgcaTAGGGGTTTTTGAAAAcagtggttcaagggagaacactagatttgtttatgggtaaagtgattgctcaagggagtataccaaagttgttttgttcaggctagacaatggaAGCTCATCATTCCTCgctatgggcggtgttccttggagggagctcatAATGCAGTTAGGGAGCGTCACTATTTTAAATACCAAggaaggatttattactagaattggtctgataactactgagctgggtgtgtgcaggcgtgggttcattaacatctggagcagagattcccccatcatgcagtgcttccctgcttttttggTCTCAGAGTTCCGTGCAGtttttgccttggaatctctgttctccattctgtatgctaatggagatgcctccctgtcccatcttcgatgcaaatgaggctaggggagtttccttaaacctgtcacccttgtcctagggatttaggtgtgtctcccattgcctttccattgatttttgtaagtctttcttctgatcggttttggtacaaacaggggctgggggtggaaaggtctttcatgagtcagacagctgggtactgtgccctggttccccaagaataCAGAACTGCTAGGTAACAGAATGAATTCTAACGTGTTTCTTATTAGCAATGTTGTTTTCCAATCCTTGTATATAGACACAAGAGATTAAACCTTCCGCAGATTTATGACTTGATTTTTTGGAAATTGCTGAATACCTAAAATTTCTCATGaagtcttctgaaaatcaggccttccATTATTAACAAATAGATACAATGTTGCTGGGAAGGGACCAATACCAAGagaggagtggctggctcactacaaaagcaattttccctctcttggtattgacacctcctcatcaattattgggagtggaccacatccaccctgattgaattggccctgtcaacccTGGTTCTCTACTtgtaaagtaactcccttctcttcatgtgccaatatatatttatgcctgtatctgtaattttattcCATGCATTGGAAGatgtgttttttttacccacgaaagcttatgcccaaataaatctgttagtctttacggtgccatcggactcctcgtTATTTAAGTTTAAGacattaaggctgagattttcattcACTGAAGGGATCTGGCCTCCCAAATCTGATTAAAATCAATCGGAATTGGGCATCCGCATCACCTGCTTGTTTTGGAAATGTCAGCCTGATGTATTTCTGATGGTAAAGCTGCACTGAACTGAAATTAAAAGCTGGCTTCCAGTTACTAACATTGGAGCTGGCTTAATGTCATAAATGCAGGGGCATGGATGTTACAAGGGTCTGATCCAacgtccattgaagtcagtgggcattgCATCAGGCACTACATGGATCATTCAAACCTCCACTTCTCTTCATAGGCACAAAAGGGGTACTGTATGCTTCAGCACCAAGACATTTTATCTCCAAATGACTAAAAATATCAAGTCCAATGAATTGCTGGGTCTTGTAATACAAATGCAAGGATGTGTGACCTCGCTATTTATCACAAGTTTCTAACTATGCCTTATGGACTCCATGACCTAGACAAAAAGGGGAACTCAATACAGGGCTCTGTTCCATTCAAGTCCCCAGCATGGCAACACTCAGAAAAGAGGAGCACTGGAGATTTGCGGCGATGTGCATTTTTCCAGCCTTTCCTGCTACGGGGTATTGCCTAAAAGCCTACAGGTGCCATTTCATCTTAGGGAGGAAGATTCTActcccacctccacacacacacacccagcgtTCAGCACAGCTACTTGGACGTGACCCCCATGTGAACCTCCAGACTGCTAGACTAAGCCTGAGTCTCAAGACAAGTTGGTGAGGATATAGCATCAGTTTTGGCTCTGTTCCTGAAGAAACCTGGATTTCCCTGTAACTGGTCTTCAGAGGTCCAATCCTCCATTCCCTGCACACCCATGCTTCCCACTAAAGAAGGTGAGAGTTTTTGGTGTACAACAGGGGCCACATTCTGAAGTCCTAAGTGGTTTTTAACTCAATCTTTACTCAAGCCTAATTCCCATGACTTGATTTGGCCGGGAAAGATAAACCATTGCTTTGGCTGCGTTGTTGCCCAGACGTTCATAACATGACTGGAAGATGAGAGCCTTGGTGGTGACTGGAAGCATCTCTGGTGAATATTTATTAACATGAATCATTTCTTACTGGTAATTAGAGCTGCTCAAATAATTCACTGCAACCAATTTATCTGACTGGAATTTTTTCAGTGACTCATCAGATTCTTTCAAAATAATCAGCTTATTTTTAGCCACTTTTTGTGAGAACATGAAAAACAGTAGACTATTTAAAACTTCCATGTCTTGGGCTTCAGTGTGTAGATATTGTTACTGCTAAGATGTTTGAAAAACTAAGCAATCCTTTCCATAGATGAATTGCAGTATGAGCGATACTTTTAAACTCTGCCTTAAAAGGTATTATTACATGCAATATTTGTGTAGTTGGTACCTGAACACGTTTAACAGGCAGGAAACAAACATGCTATAATGAGCGTGAGCTCAAACTCCTTGATGGCAAGATAGGAGATCTTGTAGTCTGTGGTTGCTGTGCTTGCGGCTACCCCTGACTCAGTGTCTGAGAGCATTTTTGCATGGCAAAACTCTCTTCAATTCAATAAGTCTGTGAAAACTAACTCAGGGCCAAGTTTCCAACAAGAGCCTCTAAGCTCACCCCTCCCATGATCCCACACAGGCTGGCCTGTGTTCTTTTTTTCAGCAACTCCAAGTAATTCTTTCATGCAGCAATTTGATAGCTCTTCTTCTTAACCACTTTGTCTTCCTACAGAGCATGGGCTAGCCTTCTTGATGCAGCCTGGAGTGGGGAGCAATGCAGAATCTTCCCGCCCCAGAGACTGCTCAAAGAGGAGTTGTGTCTCAATGAGATGCAGTTGCCCTTCAAACCTCCTGGTGTGCATGGGGAGTGTGCCGGGTGCAATGTCCTCTATGTTGCAACTCCCAGCGTGCCCAGATGGTTCTGTGGTCAGGATTTAGGGCTGCTGAGGACAtggccctgtcccttccccatccctgctgggGTGATATGCACCctgaaactagggtgaccagatgtcccgattttataaggacagtcccgatattcaggactgtgtcttatataggctcctattcccccccaccccctcgccaacccctgtcccaatttttcacacttactatctggtcaccctacctgaaacAAACGTAGCAGTCTCTCTGGTCCCCTTGTGCAATTAACCCTTTTACAAGAGAGGGGACCACCTTGCCCTGTATTTGCACAAAGGCCCAGAGgcggattaagatttattggagccctgggcacaaagaacccCTGACACAGGTTACCACACcctgttcctcctcttccccccccaaggccccgcccccttgGCCTGGCCAGAAaccaggccatggtaagagctgcccaggaagcccaggccactgtggggagcccctgaCCCTCCATGTGCCCTGGGCAGCAtgccctggggggggagggacacaggctgggggctgctctcgaGCACTATGGCCCcttgcccagggcagctggagggTTCAGCGCTCCCCACATCTGCCTGATCTCTCTGGGTGGCTCTTACTACAGCCTAGAGTGACCGTGTGCCCTGTTTTAGCTGAGAcggtcccctttttaagccctgcccCGAACGTCTTGACTTTTTtgccaaaactgggcatttgtcccgattgctcttgccaactgatgatcagGTGGCAGAAGCAAAttggacaaatgcccagttttgccaaaatggggttggggggggtgagTGGAGGGGCTTGGGCCAACTCCACatggaggatgggggagaggggcttgggTCAGCTTCAtgcaggagagggaggagggaatatGCTAACCCTACCACAGCTGGGCTCCGGCTTCTGACCTTGccaggggccagagcctcaggggaagagaaagagcagggcagcagagccccagggggagaggaggagcagggggcagggccagggctccagctcTCTTGCATGGGCCCCCAAATTGGTcaggggccctgggcacagaccCTGTGGGCTTGTGCAGTAATCAGCCACTGCAAGGGCACAAACTAGCCCTATAACAcccaaatttaaaaagaaactgaCATGAGCCGTAAAAAGCAACGCTTAGCTGAAATATTATTTGACACTTTAACTGGAGCAGCTGCTCTCATCACTAGCAAGGACAAGAACCTTTAACTAGGATTTTAAACTAATCATTTATGCCTCGTCCATCTCATTTATAACTGTTGGGGGTTGTAGTCAGATTTTCGACCCTTCCAGAGAGTTTCACAGAtatgaagcaaaaaacaaaaaaacaacaacacggTTTTGCAGAAAGGCTAAACGTTTGCAGAGCGATGAAGGTCTAAGATATGAAATGTGGTAAAAATATGTCACGGAACATCATGTGAAACCCAAATGCTATGCACAAGCGGTCAGAGGCAGCTGCCTTTTTAGTACCGGAAAGAATGCATCTCTTTTGGAGGCCTCAATACATAACAGGGCCCAGAGCGGGTCTATAACCAGAAAAGATCAAATCTATCAAATCACAGGATCTTCCCCTAACATTTTCTTGAGAAAGAGATGGCATTTGAGTGTGCAAGGCACAGGACAGCCATTACACACTGGTGAAGACCCTAACCTTGCAACCACTAATGCACGTGCTTAACATTACACACATACATAAAGTTGCTCACAATCTAAATCAGTCTGTGCTTcagctccccatttgtaaaatggggataataatccttcctgtctcccaccctttgtctgtcttgctagTTAGACTGTAACTCTCTTTGGGGAAGAGAGTGTcacttactatgtgtttgtacagtgcctagcacactacAGCTCAGCTCTTAG harbors:
- the GPR132 gene encoding probable G-protein coupled receptor 132 isoform X1 gives rise to the protein MFLQERTSKRTEIRLISDSKETQIGKSYPGVSAHRCIPIMNESSSPEVCYPPMPYEDSRRLLVVCYSIVFALGLPANCFTTWLTFIQIRGKNVLAIYIFGLSLCELMYLSTLPLWAIYVQNQHRWEMGSMACKLTGYIFFCNIYISILLLCCISIDRYVAVVYALESKGARHQRTAIFITFILFSAVLVIHCPVFILQDGEQTSNRTTCFETLPLNLQLAYFNFARFLIGFAIPCIILIFTNYRIFQSTEISNSLGERQKAKVKYLAMAVITIFLICFAPYHLVLLIRSINFLLHQKDSCSFEHHIYSTSAAFLCLSTANSVADPIIYVLASEHARKDFYRSLTRRRYPSSTNTSLKLKNSKESQEAAQTSENLNLTTLSKEQ
- the GPR132 gene encoding probable G-protein coupled receptor 132 isoform X2, whose protein sequence is MNESSSPEVCYPPMPYEDSRRLLVVCYSIVFALGLPANCFTTWLTFIQIRGKNVLAIYIFGLSLCELMYLSTLPLWAIYVQNQHRWEMGSMACKLTGYIFFCNIYISILLLCCISIDRYVAVVYALESKGARHQRTAIFITFILFSAVLVIHCPVFILQDGEQTSNRTTCFETLPLNLQLAYFNFARFLIGFAIPCIILIFTNYRIFQSTEISNSLGERQKAKVKYLAMAVITIFLICFAPYHLVLLIRSINFLLHQKDSCSFEHHIYSTSAAFLCLSTANSVADPIIYVLASEHARKDFYRSLTRRRYPSSTNTSLKLKNSKESQEAAQTSENLNLTTLSKEQ